GTCTTGATATGATGTGAGTTATACAATCTAACCCATTCCTAAATATCAGATGAGCCTATAAATACTTTATTGATATTATGCAACATCATTTCATTTGTTATGTATTCAAGACTTAATGCAGGGTGATGGCAACGCATATACACGGAATGTTGAAATTTGAGCACATTCCTGTAGCGACGAATCTTTTGTTATCTTGCATGCTATATACGACACTCAAAAGCTTTAGAAGGACAAGCTCATCCCTGCAATGACGAATCTTTTGTTCTCTTGCATACTATATACGGCACTTAATGGCTTTAAAAGGACAAGCTTGACTCGTCAAGACTGAGGagcttttctttaatttaaaaaattaattaaaactagggaactttaacgaaaagcgcccggtactgtttactttaacgaaaaaccacatttttacactaaaaagtcaatcctgttactattcactttaccctttattttgtccttatcattaaaactcaaagttttcaagctcttttcattagttttcctttaaaactaaGGTGTACAGTAAACTGATTATAGTAAATAGATAGACGATTCTTAACACTTTTATCGAATCTACTCATTTGTTTATATAATTTGATGATAAAATATCTCTTatgttattgatttttttttttgttttggtagagatgatctttacataATGATTTACAATACCAATGAATAAACATGAAGATCTGTAAACTGTCCGTGTACTAAATTGAGGAGCCAAGTTAATTTACataataaatttttattcaaGTCGCAATTTACACGAATCTAACTTAAAACGTTTCActtataaataataagaaatactagtgacaaaacaattttatggtttcttcttcttcctttttatttcttttttcttttttttttggtaacgaGCAACATTTTAGTCTTTAGTTGTGCTTAGTTATTTTCATGTGTGGCCCCATGTTATAATAAGTCATGACGGATTAACGTCTTCACTTTTTAGTTTCTTTCATGCCATGCAAATTTTCTTCAAACGTACATTGGGGTTTGAATAATTCAAAGCTAAAAGGAAACAAATAAtcaaaactacaaaaaaaaaaaaaaaaaaaaaaaacaccgtCATGCACCTTTGGttgctcatatatatatatatatacacacacacgcaaACCTGTTATTGTAAGCAGTATCTAAGTTAAAAATGGCTtatggcttcctcctcctcctattATTTGCTTGCACTATATTTACAACAAATGTTCAAGCATGCAACCAAACTGAACGCATCTCTCTATTAGCTTTCTCCCTCACTCTATCTTCTTCTTCCGTAAATTGGAGTAGTTCTGTTGATTGTTGTCGTTGGAACGGCATCACTTGTAATCAAGAGGGTTGGGTCACCCATTTGCTCTTACCCTCCAAAGGGCTCACAGGAGGTATGTTTGTCTCATCACTTGGAAATCTCACACATCTCACCCACTTGAACCTTTCACACAATTCACTTTATGGTGCACTTGAAACCAAATTCTTCTCATTCTTAAAGCACCTTGAGATTCTTGATTTGAGCTATAACCTACTTTCCGGAGAGATGCCATTTTCTCTACCACAAATAAATATTCAGACAAtagatttgtcaagcaatcacTTCTACGGTGCGATTCCATCTTCTTTCTTCCAACAAGCTTGGAATTTGACAAGTTTCAATGTCAGCAACAACACCTTCTCTGGGCATATCCCATCATCTATTTGTCTCCGATCGCCTCCTTCCATAAGAGTATTGGATTTTTCCTCCAATGAATTTAGTGGCAAGCTTTCTTGTGGGTTTGGCGGGTGTTCCAAATTGCAAATTCTTCGTGCTGGTCACAATAATTTGTCGGGATCACTCCCAGATGATATCTATAATGCTACCAAACTTGAGGAACTTGCATTACCTCTCAATTCACTAAATGGAGCCATTAGAGAAAGAATCACCAACCTCACCCACCTCACATTCCTTGACTTCTACTTTAATCATCTGAGTGGTGAGCTCCCTCTCAATTTCGGGAAGCTGTCCAAGTTGAAATTCATGAATCTTGATCTCAACAGCTTACAAGGCAATTTGCCCCCATCTTTGATGAATTGCACAAACCTCGTTGAACTACATTTGGGATTCAATTACTTGGAAGGAGATCTCACCATGCTTAATTTCTCCAAACTCAGCCACCTTAGTAAACTTGACCTAATAAGGAATAACTTCAGTGGTTTCTTGCCAAGACGTCTTTACTCATGTTGGTCCCTAAAAGCAATTCGTTTGAGTGATAATCCttatttaaaaggaaaaatacaACCTGAGATCCTTTCATTGAAATCCTTGTCCTTTCTATCGCTTCGTAGTGTACAATTGACCAATATCACAGAGGCAATGAAGATATTAATGCGTTGCAAAAGTCTTCAAACACTCTTCCTTAGAGGTTCATTTAACCAGGAGGCAATGCCAACTGATGATGTCATGGTTTATTTTATTGGATTCCGGAAGCTTCGTGTCTTGAGTTTGGCTAATTGTGGGTTCACTGGTCAGATACCTAGATGGTTATCAAACCTAAAGAATCTAGAGATGTTGGATTTGGGTTTTAATCAAATCACAGGGTCAATTCCAAGTTGGTTGGGGACTTTTCCAAAACTCTTTTCTGTGGGTCTGTCATGCAACAAAATTTCAGGTGAAGTTCCAAAACAACTTTTCGGATTACCTATGCTAATGATGAATGCATCTCGAGCAGACAATTATGAATTCGAACTTCCCCTCATTGGCGGCCTAATAAAAAATCCAAGTTTTATGGCGCGTAGAACGTCTAACCTGCAAGGAATGATAAACCTAGGGGGCAATAACATTAATGGTAGTATACCTATTGAGATTGGTCAATTAGGGCTTCTTTGTGAGTTGTATCTTGACGACAACCACTTCTCTGGCAACATTCCTGAACAAGTATCTAATCTAAAAAATTTAGAGATTTTGAACCTCTCCATGAATCATTTGTCAGGAAAAATTCCCTCATCAATGACGAGCCTTAACTTCTTGAAAGAATTTAACGTCTCGTACAATAATCTCGAAGGACAAATACCGACGGGCACgcagcttcagagcttcagcaCTTCTGCATTTGAGGGGAACCCTAAACTTTGTGGTGCTCCACTTCCAAATGTGTGCGAAGAAATTGGTGCAGATAATAAGAACAAAGTCAACCAAGATGTGGACAATGAAGGCGACAAGCTTCCTTGGATTTATATCTTTGCAACCCTAGGTTTCATTGTTGGATTTTGGGGAGTTTGCGGTTCTTTAGTTCTTAAGAAGACATGAAGGTAGGCATATTTTTGGTTCCTTGATAATGTATGAGTGAAGATGGCAGTGTGCATGCCCAGGCTGAAAAGAAGGTTTAGGGACTAGATTCTACttttcattatatatttttctttttcaataaaACTATTTGGATACACAAAATCAACACACTTGGTGACACACTCTCTAATAGAGTGGAATCTTATCATTGTATGTGGACTGCAGTTGTATGAGGGAGTGTGTAAACAAATGTGTTAATTGTGTATATCCAAATAGTATGActcttttaggttttatttgtttgttttcatcATGATGTAAGGATTGTTCTAATATATAATAGTTCAATGAAACTATTTGGACACACACAATTTACACAACTGTAGTTGAGACTCAATATTAGGAAACTCACCTAATATTTGTAAGAATCCTAGTTTAGTTGTGACAATTTTCACGTTGAATACTTTGTTCTAATATATACAGTTTCTTTAAAGCTTTTCCACAACTGTAGGAAGTTAGGGATCATTCtttgtaattttaaaaaaatttggttcCAATTCATGATTTAGCAtccaaattgaaataaattgaATACTTCTTCGTTCTTTTCTAGTCTCTCGTTAATAGTATGACATTCGAGAAATATTGTTGGTACCACGTTGATATTTCGTACGAATGTATGGTGTTAGTTTGAGGTTGATATTCCCTATTAATGTATCTAATTTCAATCAGATGTCCTTTAAACTTCCACTAGACCCTGAAGAAATTTTTTCGTATGTCATAAATACAGTCTAGTATACTAAGTGTCATAATAAAAAtggtttgagattttttttttttttcaaatatccaATCACTTGTTATGACGCTTAGTGTACTAAATCGTGTTCCcaacacactgaaaaatctctcgtaaATGTTTACAAGTGCAACACTGGGCTAAAATTTTGTGAATCCAAAGCCCATCAAAAGGGAGAAGCACATATTTTTCCTATCAAATTAAACACACTTGGCCTTGTACAGTTTGTGCAGGGGGCCATGGCCGCCACCAGTTTCGTAGCAGCGTCGATTGTCTGAAAAGCAGTTGTGGCTTTTGCTCTCTCTCATCCTCTTCTTCCTTTAAGCAACAAGCTCTCCTACCAAAGGACTCTTATCTCTTTTCCTCTCACTCCTCGCATAAGTTCATCAAGTTCTTTTGAGCTTTTAGTTGGATACTAGTCTGCTAATTGATCATTTTGTAATTTGATAAGCcaatattatactatatattttgggaattattattggcactctaaaaatttcattttacacttcaaactttctataattataaggaaaaatgcgcttgtgaggagtgtataatgaatttttggagtgctaataacatttCCCTATATTTTACTCTAATCTTAGTATTAATCtgaaaaatttcaatttttgttacaTAAAACCagacataatttttttacttgaataaaaccaattgactaCGCTCCACACAaacaaatttattaattatgttTTACTTCACTCATTGTACATTTTAatgcctaaaatacccttaATTACATTTTTGACCTATACAATTAATTGTATACGGATTAAAAGGTGGATTAATGATTCTTGAAAAGACAAATAAGCATTAATGTGTCTTCATAGTGTGATTCCATCactatacatatatgtatgtctATATAAGGGAAGATCCGTGACGTCACATATTTTTTACACAAGTTTTAGACcattaaatttaaagaaaagtaatgaaaaatgtttgaaaattttgagttttaacgataaagacaaaataaagggaaatgtgaatagtactatgattaactttttagtgtaaaaatgtgattttttgttaaaatgaacactaccggaagcttttcgttaaaatttccttAAATTTATACACTTTTAATAGTTGACATGTAATCTAATTAGTccaattaatttcttttatttaaaaaatggattggaaataaaattttaaaaatctttTAATTAAGATTTTTATATTCCCTCTCACCTCATTAATTgtgtttcattaattttctccCTTTCTTATTGGactctttcttctccttttccCTCTTCATCGTTCATCTTACAAGAAAGGGATCTTCTCTAGATCATTTCCACCAAATCCACTACGATCataaatttggattttttgaaatttgatcaaacggttaaagttattataacttttaaagtggccTATTGGTagtcatttgatcaaatttcaaggatttGTGATCTTGGTAGATTTGATGGAAGGGATCTGGAGGATCACTTCCccatcctatatatatatatatatatatattacatatttccttttctctttcttctccatTCTTCCTCCAATGGCCATGCTCCTTTCcaagtttttggttttgtttttaaatctcTTCTCCATTAATTGTTTTTAAATCCTTTCAGACCCGATGCCTTACAGATGCCTTATTccttggagttttttttttttttttttttttttt
This window of the Malus domestica chromosome 03, GDT2T_hap1 genome carries:
- the LOC103407940 gene encoding receptor-like protein 2, yielding MAYGFLLLLLFACTIFTTNVQACNQTERISLLAFSLTLSSSSVNWSSSVDCCRWNGITCNQEGWVTHLLLPSKGLTGGMFVSSLGNLTHLTHLNLSHNSLYGALETKFFSFLKHLEILDLSYNLLSGEMPFSLPQINIQTIDLSSNHFYGAIPSSFFQQAWNLTSFNVSNNTFSGHIPSSICLRSPPSIRVLDFSSNEFSGKLSCGFGGCSKLQILRAGHNNLSGSLPDDIYNATKLEELALPLNSLNGAIRERITNLTHLTFLDFYFNHLSGELPLNFGKLSKLKFMNLDLNSLQGNLPPSLMNCTNLVELHLGFNYLEGDLTMLNFSKLSHLSKLDLIRNNFSGFLPRRLYSCWSLKAIRLSDNPYLKGKIQPEILSLKSLSFLSLRSVQLTNITEAMKILMRCKSLQTLFLRGSFNQEAMPTDDVMVYFIGFRKLRVLSLANCGFTGQIPRWLSNLKNLEMLDLGFNQITGSIPSWLGTFPKLFSVGLSCNKISGEVPKQLFGLPMLMMNASRADNYEFELPLIGGLIKNPSFMARRTSNLQGMINLGGNNINGSIPIEIGQLGLLCELYLDDNHFSGNIPEQVSNLKNLEILNLSMNHLSGKIPSSMTSLNFLKEFNVSYNNLEGQIPTGTQLQSFSTSAFEGNPKLCGAPLPNVCEEIGADNKNKVNQDVDNEGDKLPWIYIFATLGFIVGFWGVCGSLVLKKT